The Populus trichocarpa isolate Nisqually-1 chromosome 2, P.trichocarpa_v4.1, whole genome shotgun sequence genome has a window encoding:
- the LOC127904970 gene encoding uncharacterized protein LOC127904970 gives MERMKKSVDVSSFLLVEATGDSEVDSDPNMTIIDLVDDDDGDAESCSCDTSYHSCVNGVYSEVEEYHVNYNVVDEEQHQHQHQQQEEEEEEEEEEQQQEKGVHVYQSRVDHGHAGLPVKQKSCVSVDSANESMNEKEENRLFWEACLAS, from the coding sequence ATGGAGAGAATGAAGAAATCTGTtgatgtttcttctttcttgctAGTGGAAGCTACAGGTGATTCTGAGGTTGATTCTGATCCCAACATGACCATCATAGatcttgttgatgatgatgacggtGATGCAGAGTCATGTAGCTGTGATACATCATACCATTCTTGTGTTAATGGTGTCTACAGTGAGGTTGAAGAATATCATGTTAATTATAATGTGGTTGATGAAGAGCAGCATCAGCATCAGCATCAGcagcaggaggaggaggaggaggaggaggaggaggagcagcaGCAGGAGAAGGGAGTTCATGTTTATCAATCACGGGTTGATCATGGACATGCTGGGTTACCAGTGAAGCAAAAATCATGTGTTTCAGTGGATTCAGCCAACGAATCAATGAATGAGAAGGAGGAGAACAGGTTGTTTTGGGAGGCTTGCTTGGCTTCGTAA